One part of the Cyclobacteriaceae bacterium genome encodes these proteins:
- a CDS encoding TetR/AcrR family transcriptional regulator, with the protein MATLAFKLQESLFLRNPDSTELGQKIIKNSVRLIDKLGFEDFTFKKLADEIQSTEASVYRYFENKHRLLLYLIDWYWTWLEYKIDYATNNIRDPKEKLTICLKLLTEEKNQDVYSEVMDGKALQRIVMCEFEKTYLTKQVDNDNKDGVFMPYKTVCRRIAEIIKQVNPSFPFPSTLASTLILSINHQLYYAEHLPSLTDIKFNPQKHYDSLFEFIQVLAFNALNTQDHVE; encoded by the coding sequence GTGGCTACCCTAGCATTTAAACTCCAGGAATCCTTGTTTCTGCGCAACCCCGACAGCACAGAACTTGGTCAAAAAATCATCAAAAACAGCGTAAGGCTAATTGACAAGCTTGGCTTTGAGGATTTTACTTTTAAGAAACTGGCAGACGAAATTCAATCTACCGAGGCCTCGGTGTACCGCTACTTTGAGAATAAACACCGACTTTTACTGTACCTGATCGACTGGTATTGGACCTGGCTGGAATACAAAATCGATTATGCCACCAACAATATCCGCGACCCGAAAGAAAAGCTAACCATTTGCCTGAAGTTGCTTACGGAAGAAAAAAATCAGGACGTTTATTCAGAAGTGATGGATGGCAAAGCCCTTCAACGCATTGTTATGTGCGAGTTTGAAAAAACTTACCTCACCAAGCAGGTTGACAATGACAATAAAGATGGCGTGTTTATGCCCTATAAAACGGTGTGTCGGAGAATTGCCGAAATCATTAAACAGGTTAATCCTTCATTTCCCTTCCCCAGCACATTGGCCAGCACACTTATTCTTAGCATTAACCACCAGCTTTATTATGCCGAACACTTACCCTCATTAACCGATATTAAGTTCAATCCTCAAAAGCATTACGACAGCCTTTTTGAGTTTATACAGGTATTAGCTTTTAACGCTCTTAACACGCAGGACCATGTTGAGTAA
- a CDS encoding ATP-binding cassette domain-containing protein: protein MLSNDHIIRILRESSLLLEHSFDAETLRFVEVNNRTYSLDEFTEFKRDLLEASTKIRLLLLEYQLEPENFRRFSKEEENYILAFKRADDSAEPVLIHPARKKRIQTRFTNKGSITEPYNENQPLLTNSEGEVIFFLLLGDQGLVSDYGLDENVTGKKLSPVSRLFRLLHTERKEINYILFYALVAGLISLVLPLGIQTTVELISGGVFFSSVYVLIAIIIIGVLLSGGIQIFQITLVEHLQRKIFAKASLEFAFRIPRLRAEAIIGNHAPELVNRFFDIMTIQKGMPKLLIDLSAGVIQILFGLLLLSLYHPFFVFFSIGLLSILVIIFYITGAKGLYTSIEESKYKYKVAHWLEELARAINSFKLAGSTDLPIKKTDYNVNNYLKFRSQHFKVLITQFSFILFFKAAVTGGLLVVGTYLVVDRQITLGQFVASEVIIILLLNSVEKIIMYMDVLYDLLTAVDKVAAVTDVPLEKIGGLDMTKDNQPQQGFAVRMKDLKYKYPDQSGYILKGLDLEIAPGEHICISGAGGAGKTTLTNIISGIYTNFEGVVTINGYSIRDLDLTHLRDKIGKNISQEDIFDGTILENITVGKPMESVQDAIEALEQVGLADEVNRLPQGLNTRLNSGGKNWSNTNIHKLILARCLAKKPRLLILNDFFNGLKRQSKLDLVQCVVDRKNHWTLVAVSNDPLVMAACDKVVVLSDGKIEGIGKFDQLMKDGIINKYVE, encoded by the coding sequence ATGTTGAGTAACGACCATATTATCCGTATCCTTCGCGAGTCCTCATTGCTTCTTGAGCATTCGTTTGATGCTGAAACACTCCGTTTTGTTGAGGTCAACAACCGAACTTACAGCCTCGATGAATTTACCGAGTTTAAGCGCGACCTGCTGGAAGCTTCAACCAAAATCAGGTTGTTGTTATTAGAATATCAACTCGAGCCTGAAAACTTCAGGCGCTTTAGTAAAGAAGAGGAAAATTATATTCTGGCGTTTAAACGGGCTGATGATTCGGCCGAACCTGTACTCATCCACCCGGCCCGGAAAAAAAGAATCCAAACACGCTTCACCAACAAGGGAAGCATTACCGAACCGTACAACGAAAATCAACCCCTGCTTACCAACAGCGAAGGGGAGGTTATTTTCTTTCTCCTGCTTGGTGACCAGGGGTTGGTTAGTGACTATGGATTGGATGAAAACGTAACCGGAAAAAAGTTGAGCCCGGTAAGTCGTTTGTTCCGCTTGTTGCATACCGAGCGTAAGGAAATCAATTACATTCTCTTTTATGCCCTCGTGGCTGGGCTTATAAGCCTGGTGCTTCCACTGGGTATACAAACTACGGTTGAACTTATTTCAGGAGGTGTATTTTTCAGCTCGGTTTACGTGCTTATCGCCATCATTATAATTGGTGTTTTATTAAGTGGGGGCATCCAGATTTTTCAAATCACACTGGTCGAGCATTTGCAACGAAAAATATTTGCCAAAGCTTCGCTGGAGTTTGCCTTCAGGATTCCACGGTTGCGGGCCGAAGCCATTATCGGCAATCATGCCCCTGAATTGGTAAACCGCTTTTTCGACATCATGACCATACAAAAAGGGATGCCGAAATTGCTGATTGATCTTTCGGCAGGTGTAATCCAGATTTTGTTTGGCTTGCTCCTGCTCTCCCTTTATCACCCCTTTTTCGTTTTCTTCAGTATTGGTCTGTTAAGCATTCTGGTTATTATCTTTTATATAACCGGGGCAAAAGGTTTATACACCTCCATCGAAGAATCAAAATACAAATACAAAGTAGCGCATTGGCTGGAAGAGCTTGCACGGGCCATCAACTCCTTCAAGCTGGCCGGTAGTACCGATCTGCCCATAAAAAAAACAGATTACAACGTAAACAATTACCTGAAGTTCAGGAGCCAGCATTTCAAGGTGCTGATCACACAATTCTCATTTATTCTTTTCTTCAAAGCTGCGGTTACCGGTGGTTTACTGGTAGTGGGTACTTATCTGGTGGTTGATCGGCAGATTACCCTAGGACAATTTGTGGCCTCTGAAGTAATTATCATTCTATTGCTTAACTCCGTAGAAAAAATAATCATGTACATGGATGTACTCTACGATTTGCTAACAGCCGTTGATAAGGTGGCAGCCGTAACAGATGTTCCGCTGGAAAAAATTGGCGGGCTGGATATGACCAAGGATAACCAACCCCAACAAGGTTTTGCTGTACGCATGAAAGACCTAAAGTATAAATATCCTGATCAGTCGGGCTATATTTTAAAGGGTTTGGACCTTGAAATTGCACCGGGAGAACACATCTGTATTAGTGGAGCCGGGGGAGCGGGCAAAACAACATTAACCAATATTATTTCTGGTATATACACAAACTTTGAAGGTGTTGTAACCATCAATGGGTATTCCATCCGCGACCTGGACCTTACCCACCTTCGCGATAAGATTGGAAAAAACATTTCGCAGGAAGATATTTTTGACGGCACCATATTGGAAAACATAACCGTGGGCAAGCCCATGGAAAGTGTACAGGATGCCATTGAAGCATTGGAACAAGTTGGTTTGGCTGACGAAGTAAACCGGCTGCCACAAGGGTTAAACACACGGCTGAACAGTGGCGGTAAAAACTGGTCCAACACAAACATTCACAAACTTATATTGGCCAGGTGCCTTGCCAAAAAGCCCAGGCTGCTTATCCTCAACGACTTCTTCAACGGCCTGAAAAGACAATCAAAACTGGATTTAGTTCAATGTGTGGTCGATCGAAAAAATCACTGGACGTTGGTGGCCGTATCCAACGACCCGTTGGTGATGGCCGCTTGTGATAAAGTGGTGGTGTTAAGTGATGGAAAAATTGAGGGCATTGGAAAGTTTGATCAACTTATGAAAGATGGTATCATTAACAAATACGTAGAATAG
- a CDS encoding HlyD family efflux transporter periplasmic adaptor subunit: MLNFSRQRIDKVIAQEKLYSLRAIKSPQSSKILARWLMVIGIIFTIILFVPWQQNVRGTGNVTAFNPENRPQTVEAIIAGRIQHWHVREGEYVEKGDTIITLTEIREKYFDPQLLNRLQEQIAAKESSLLAKDQKAKALSRQISALRDAMNNKIEQATNKLEAERIKFLNAENQFDRNKKLFEAGNIPLTKFQEIEYKFQGAQADYLSAKIELDRVEAEYMDKISKAESDRSNTQAEMFDTEAEIAKLRNELANMRIRNDQYQILAPQSGVVVKALKAGIGETIKERDAVCTIMPLVISDLAVEMYVKAMDVPLLSKDRKVRIVFDGWPALQFSGWPSVSVGTFGGEVKVIDYVNSKPGEFRILVVPDSNDEPWPKQLRVGSGIKGWVMLDDVPVWYEIWRQLNGFPPSLYEAPLDEVLERKQKKDSESYDEK; this comes from the coding sequence ATGCTCAACTTTTCACGTCAACGTATCGATAAAGTTATTGCACAGGAAAAACTCTATTCCTTGCGGGCCATTAAATCGCCACAATCAAGCAAAATTTTGGCACGGTGGCTCATGGTTATTGGAATCATCTTTACCATTATTTTATTTGTTCCCTGGCAGCAAAACGTGCGGGGCACGGGCAACGTAACTGCCTTCAACCCTGAGAACCGGCCACAAACGGTTGAGGCCATCATTGCCGGAAGAATTCAACATTGGCACGTACGTGAGGGCGAATACGTTGAAAAGGGTGACACCATTATTACGCTTACTGAAATTCGTGAAAAGTATTTCGACCCGCAGTTGCTCAATCGCTTACAGGAACAGATTGCCGCAAAAGAAAGCAGCCTGTTGGCCAAAGACCAAAAAGCAAAAGCGCTTTCGCGGCAAATCAGTGCTTTGCGTGATGCCATGAACAATAAGATCGAGCAAGCTACCAACAAACTGGAGGCTGAGCGCATCAAGTTCCTGAATGCAGAAAACCAGTTTGACCGAAACAAAAAGCTGTTTGAAGCGGGTAACATTCCCCTTACCAAATTCCAGGAAATTGAGTATAAGTTTCAAGGTGCACAGGCCGATTACCTGAGCGCAAAAATTGAGCTCGACCGGGTAGAGGCTGAGTACATGGATAAAATCAGCAAGGCCGAATCGGACAGGAGTAATACGCAGGCTGAAATGTTTGACACCGAAGCCGAGATAGCCAAGCTGAGGAACGAACTTGCGAACATGCGAATCCGAAATGACCAATACCAAATTTTAGCGCCCCAGTCGGGAGTTGTGGTAAAGGCTTTAAAAGCCGGCATCGGTGAAACCATAAAAGAACGTGATGCGGTTTGTACCATTATGCCGTTGGTTATTTCCGACCTGGCGGTAGAGATGTATGTTAAGGCCATGGATGTACCCTTATTGAGCAAAGACCGTAAAGTGCGTATTGTTTTTGATGGATGGCCCGCCTTGCAGTTTTCAGGATGGCCCAGTGTTTCCGTAGGTACCTTTGGTGGCGAAGTAAAAGTGATCGACTATGTGAATTCAAAGCCCGGTGAATTCAGGATACTTGTTGTGCCTGATTCAAACGATGAGCCCTGGCCAAAACAACTTCGGGTAGGCTCGGGTATTAAGGGTTGGGTAATGTTGGACGATGTACCGGTATGGTACGAGATCTGGCGGCAACTCAACGGCTTCCCGCCAAGCTTGTACGAAGCCCCACTCGATGAAGTGTTGGAAAGAAAACAAAAGAAAGATTCGGAAAGCTATGATGAGAAGTAA
- a CDS encoding TolC family protein produces MMRSKVLFFFLLGILNHATGQRITDDIFTLPDTARPFTIENFYFLVIGNHPIAKQTRLLSDVARQEIRLARGNFDPKIEVQYLKKEFGETEYYQVFNGGVSVPTILPFDPKIGVERNEGQYLNPERFIANDFNFRQFYAGISMPLGRGLITDERRIALRQAELFQDLTEAEQVKQINYLLLSAAKDYWSWYNAYYNFRLLAKGVEVANEIFLRTKINAELGEAAAIDTVQAKITLQQRLIEQQEAILDFQNTGIILSTYLWDSLSNPLALTPSMVPVLQRDLLVLTALELNALTEQARANHPELRKLSIKLLQLENERRLAAEFLKPRLDVNYSFLNQPFDPDWNTNFSLGNNYKFGLDFSFPVLLRKERSKLALTRLKISGTQYERNMAERQIVNDVNATHNMLVNTAAIMNNQTDMVNNYERLLQAEILNFENGESDLFRINIQQERLIQAQTKLVKLMADYEKQKAMLYWAAGVRNLGAVN; encoded by the coding sequence ATGATGAGAAGTAAAGTACTTTTCTTTTTTCTTCTGGGTATTCTTAACCATGCAACTGGCCAGCGGATCACGGACGATATTTTTACATTGCCCGATACAGCACGACCGTTTACCATTGAAAATTTTTATTTTCTTGTCATCGGCAACCATCCTATAGCAAAACAAACACGTTTGCTGTCTGATGTTGCGCGACAGGAAATCCGGCTGGCACGGGGCAATTTCGATCCTAAAATTGAAGTACAGTACCTTAAAAAAGAATTTGGCGAAACGGAGTATTATCAGGTGTTCAATGGCGGTGTTTCGGTTCCCACCATTCTCCCCTTTGATCCTAAAATTGGAGTAGAACGTAATGAAGGGCAATACCTGAATCCCGAGCGCTTCATTGCCAATGATTTTAATTTCCGCCAATTTTATGCGGGCATCTCTATGCCATTAGGCCGTGGGCTGATTACCGATGAACGAAGAATAGCCCTGAGGCAAGCCGAGTTATTCCAGGATTTAACAGAAGCCGAACAAGTAAAACAAATCAACTACCTGCTTCTTAGCGCAGCAAAAGATTACTGGAGCTGGTACAATGCCTATTATAACTTCCGGTTATTGGCGAAAGGTGTTGAGGTGGCAAATGAAATTTTCCTTCGCACAAAAATAAATGCTGAATTAGGAGAGGCTGCCGCCATTGATACCGTGCAGGCAAAAATTACGCTTCAGCAGCGGTTAATTGAACAACAGGAAGCAATTCTTGATTTCCAAAACACTGGCATTATACTAAGCACATATTTATGGGACAGTCTTAGTAACCCGCTTGCCCTTACCCCATCCATGGTGCCCGTACTGCAACGCGATTTGCTTGTATTAACCGCGCTTGAATTAAATGCGTTAACCGAACAGGCACGTGCTAACCATCCGGAATTGCGCAAGCTTTCCATTAAACTGTTGCAACTTGAAAACGAGCGTAGGCTGGCCGCTGAATTTTTAAAGCCACGGTTGGATGTAAATTACAGTTTTCTCAATCAGCCGTTTGATCCTGACTGGAATACGAATTTCAGTCTTGGTAACAATTACAAATTTGGCCTTGATTTCAGTTTCCCTGTTTTGCTGCGAAAGGAACGATCGAAACTTGCCCTGACACGGTTAAAAATTTCAGGGACTCAATATGAGCGAAACATGGCCGAACGGCAAATAGTAAATGATGTAAACGCCACACATAACATGCTTGTCAATACCGCTGCGATCATGAACAACCAAACCGATATGGTAAACAACTACGAGCGGTTGTTACAAGCTGAAATATTGAATTTTGAAAATGGGGAAAGTGATTTGTTCCGCATAAACATCCAACAAGAAAGGCTGATACAGGCGCAAACCAAATTAGTAAAACTCATGGCCGACTACGAAAAGCAGAAAGCCATGCTGTACTGGGCGGCCGGGGTTAGAAATCTCGGTGCAGTTAACTAA
- a CDS encoding VIT1/CCC1 transporter family protein, with amino-acid sequence MSVHQQHEDRLHGTSTIFKKVEKYLPEMVYGSIDGIVTTFAVVAGSAGAGLSIEVVLILGVANLVADGLSMSIGAFLSKRSEIDNYNKHLKIEEWEIDNVPDVERKEIEDIYREKGFEGAELEMVVNRITSNREVWLQTMMHDELGLMKETKSPFKSGLFTFLAFVVAGAVPLFSYVATLMNKVEASPFFISSLFTFITFILIGAAKNFVTQSGYVRSIVETVGLGVVAAVAAYALGDLLEQIILS; translated from the coding sequence ATGTCAGTTCACCAACAACACGAAGACCGTTTACACGGCACTTCTACGATTTTTAAAAAGGTTGAAAAGTATTTGCCTGAAATGGTTTATGGTTCAATTGATGGCATCGTTACAACTTTTGCTGTGGTGGCCGGATCGGCCGGTGCCGGTTTAAGCATTGAGGTCGTTCTGATACTGGGTGTAGCCAACCTGGTAGCCGATGGGCTGTCCATGTCCATTGGTGCATTTCTCTCCAAGCGTTCAGAAATTGACAACTACAACAAGCATTTGAAAATAGAAGAATGGGAAATTGATAATGTGCCCGATGTTGAGCGCAAGGAGATTGAAGATATTTATCGTGAAAAAGGATTTGAAGGGGCGGAATTGGAAATGGTGGTGAACCGCATAACTTCTAACCGCGAAGTGTGGCTGCAAACCATGATGCACGATGAACTGGGGCTGATGAAAGAAACCAAGTCTCCCTTTAAATCAGGATTGTTTACGTTTTTGGCCTTTGTTGTGGCTGGGGCAGTACCGTTGTTTTCTTACGTGGCCACGTTGATGAACAAAGTGGAAGCAAGTCCATTTTTCATTTCTTCATTGTTCACCTTCATCACCTTTATCTTAATCGGGGCTGCAAAGAATTTCGTAACCCAGTCGGGCTATGTGCGTAGCATTGTTGAAACGGTTGGTTTGGGTGTTGTGGCCGCGGTTGCCGCCTATGCGCTGGGCGATTTGCTGGAACAAATCATACTTAGTTAA
- a CDS encoding FAD-dependent oxidoreductase: protein MKRRKAIKQIGLGLSAGLALPWLGSCKADDPGPEIKYDGVVGIIGAGAAGLLAADILISKGVKVKIFEASDQVGGRVRTFRRSDISTDSLTVFPAALPYSDFPLELGADRIIGSDSRWAEIVKLMKVPVVDFRALSTDGYIIEDAFFSEEDALLDADFVTAKNFRDTFAAFSGGANTTVLQAAQGAGIAIRVQTLINSWLGNRYGSSSDRIGANALAEALALIEHDGKEFTSSSNPLQDVLLSRYVRAVSSIQFNAKVQSVNYGGEKVEISHSNGTDTVDKVIVTVPVSILKAGDISFTPSLPSSKSSAMSRIGMDASIRLILEFKRNFYGEAMAALLGGVQGPDYLNSAIGRSTLNKTLSITINGPKAEQLSLLPGDLAVQQLLAEMDTVFGGSLATNNIRRDTADNSLVYTMKDWTKDPLIKGGFSYPLPGGSNADRTVLAEPVGDKLFFAGEATDDKGEYGTVSGALNSGERAAFEVIDAILA from the coding sequence GTGAAGCGCAGAAAAGCAATTAAACAAATCGGGTTGGGTTTATCGGCAGGGCTGGCATTGCCCTGGTTGGGTTCATGTAAAGCGGATGATCCCGGACCGGAGATCAAATATGATGGCGTTGTGGGCATTATCGGTGCCGGTGCAGCAGGTTTATTAGCCGCAGACATTCTCATTTCAAAAGGTGTGAAGGTTAAGATTTTCGAAGCCTCCGACCAGGTAGGAGGAAGGGTACGGACTTTCAGGAGAAGCGATATATCTACTGATTCGTTAACCGTTTTTCCGGCTGCATTACCCTATTCTGATTTTCCGCTTGAACTTGGTGCGGACAGGATTATCGGTTCCGATTCGCGATGGGCAGAGATTGTTAAGTTGATGAAAGTGCCGGTGGTTGATTTCAGGGCATTAAGTACAGATGGTTACATTATTGAAGATGCATTTTTTAGTGAAGAAGATGCTTTGCTGGATGCAGACTTTGTTACGGCCAAAAATTTCAGGGACACATTCGCTGCGTTTAGCGGTGGAGCCAACACCACCGTGTTACAGGCAGCCCAGGGTGCAGGTATTGCCATACGCGTACAAACACTTATAAACTCGTGGCTGGGCAACCGCTATGGTTCATCATCCGACAGGATAGGGGCAAATGCATTGGCCGAGGCCCTGGCGCTTATTGAACACGATGGCAAAGAGTTCACTTCAAGCTCCAATCCTTTGCAGGATGTTTTATTGTCGCGCTATGTGCGCGCAGTATCCTCCATTCAATTTAATGCTAAAGTGCAGTCGGTAAACTATGGTGGCGAGAAGGTTGAAATTTCACATTCCAACGGAACGGACACCGTTGATAAAGTAATCGTTACGGTTCCGGTTTCCATTTTAAAAGCAGGCGATATAAGTTTCACCCCATCGCTGCCGTCATCAAAATCAAGTGCCATGAGCCGCATTGGTATGGATGCTTCCATCCGCTTAATACTGGAGTTTAAACGCAATTTTTACGGTGAGGCTATGGCCGCTTTGCTGGGCGGAGTGCAAGGGCCTGATTACCTGAATTCGGCCATTGGCCGGAGCACATTAAATAAAACACTTTCCATTACGATAAACGGACCAAAGGCTGAACAGCTTAGTTTGCTGCCGGGCGATTTAGCCGTGCAGCAATTGCTTGCTGAAATGGACACCGTTTTTGGTGGAAGCCTGGCGACCAATAACATCCGAAGGGATACGGCAGACAATTCGTTGGTGTACACCATGAAGGATTGGACAAAAGATCCATTAATTAAAGGTGGATTTTCTTACCCCTTGCCGGGAGGCTCCAATGCCGATCGCACGGTGTTGGCTGAGCCTGTTGGTGACAAATTATTTTTTGCCGGTGAAGCCACAGACGACAAGGGTGAATATGGTACCGTAAGTGGTGCGCTTAATTCGGGCGAACGCGCAGCCTTTGAAGTGATTGATGCCATTCTTGCCTGA
- a CDS encoding ATP-binding protein: protein MYTPSNGKVKRIAIVGPECTGKTDLSMALAEHYETVWVPEYARGYIGRLDRPYQQADLYTIAQWQLFTEDELALKANMLLICDTDLTVIKVWSEFKYGNCDAKILSMMKSRRYDLHLLTGIDIPWENDPQREHPDKREYFYNLYKNELLAQGITPVEISGDRQTRKALAIAAIDALANPNRLTT from the coding sequence ATGTATACCCCAAGCAATGGAAAGGTAAAACGAATTGCTATTGTTGGGCCGGAATGTACCGGTAAAACAGATCTTTCAATGGCCCTGGCCGAACATTACGAAACGGTGTGGGTGCCCGAATATGCACGTGGTTATATCGGGCGGCTCGATCGACCATACCAACAAGCCGACCTGTACACCATTGCCCAGTGGCAGCTCTTTACGGAGGATGAGCTTGCTTTAAAAGCCAACATGCTACTGATCTGCGACACTGACCTTACCGTAATTAAAGTGTGGAGTGAGTTCAAATACGGAAATTGTGATGCTAAAATTTTGTCGATGATGAAATCGCGCAGGTACGATTTGCACCTGCTTACCGGCATTGATATACCGTGGGAGAATGACCCGCAACGCGAGCATCCGGATAAGCGCGAATACTTTTACAACCTTTATAAAAATGAATTGCTGGCGCAAGGCATCACCCCGGTGGAAATAAGTGGTGACCGGCAAACACGAAAAGCATTGGCCATTGCAGCCATTGATGCCCTGGCCAACCCAAATCGCCTTACCACATAA
- a CDS encoding aminotransferase class V-fold PLP-dependent enzyme — MSSRRSFFRKSFGLAGTFALTPLAQQALAEDVAGALLSLNKLTPLDAATDEELWARMAQAYTVSPNILNLNNGGVSPQPKVVQDAVDRYYHLSNEAPTYYMWQILDKGREAVRRKLADLAGTSPEELAVNRNATEALDTVTWGLTMAKGDEIVMTKQDYPNMVQAWKQKEMRDGIKIKWISFNLPIENDDAFVKEFINATTAKTKIWHITHMINWTGQILPVKKLCEEARKRNIISIVDGAHTFAHMDFSIKDFNPDYYGTSLHKWLSAPFGTGMLYVKRENIAGLWPLFPNDKPTDSNIRKFETLGTRSFAPEQAIGQAIDFHNGIGSKRKEERLRYLKNYWCDKVARNPRIKLHVSMKPEYACALGTFSVDGIDPGDVTARLFNEHQIHTTSIKWENISCVRVTPHVYTSTKDLDRFVDAVWKIATS; from the coding sequence ATGAGCTCCCGCAGATCTTTCTTCCGCAAGTCATTCGGCCTTGCCGGAACATTTGCCCTTACACCCCTTGCCCAACAAGCACTTGCTGAAGATGTTGCCGGTGCCCTTCTTTCTTTGAATAAACTTACCCCGCTCGATGCTGCCACTGACGAGGAACTTTGGGCACGTATGGCGCAGGCCTACACCGTTTCCCCAAACATCCTAAACCTGAACAATGGCGGTGTTAGCCCACAACCAAAAGTAGTGCAAGATGCCGTTGACCGGTATTATCACTTGAGCAACGAGGCCCCCACCTATTACATGTGGCAAATATTGGATAAAGGCCGGGAGGCCGTGCGAAGAAAACTGGCAGACCTGGCCGGTACCTCACCCGAAGAACTGGCGGTTAACCGTAATGCCACCGAGGCACTTGATACAGTAACCTGGGGATTAACGATGGCAAAAGGCGATGAGATTGTGATGACCAAACAAGACTACCCCAACATGGTACAGGCCTGGAAACAAAAAGAAATGCGCGATGGCATAAAAATAAAGTGGATAAGCTTTAACCTGCCCATTGAAAATGATGATGCTTTCGTAAAAGAGTTCATCAATGCCACCACAGCCAAAACAAAAATCTGGCACATCACACACATGATCAATTGGACCGGCCAAATTTTGCCGGTAAAAAAGTTATGTGAAGAAGCACGCAAACGAAACATTATCTCTATAGTTGATGGAGCCCACACGTTTGCCCACATGGATTTCAGTATTAAAGATTTTAATCCCGATTATTATGGAACCAGTTTACACAAATGGTTAAGCGCACCATTTGGCACAGGCATGTTGTATGTTAAAAGGGAAAACATTGCCGGCTTGTGGCCATTATTCCCCAACGATAAACCCACTGACAGTAACATCCGAAAATTTGAAACATTAGGCACCCGATCGTTTGCCCCGGAGCAAGCCATTGGCCAGGCGATTGATTTTCACAACGGCATTGGCAGCAAGCGCAAGGAAGAAAGGCTTCGGTATTTAAAAAATTACTGGTGTGATAAGGTAGCCAGAAATCCGCGGATCAAACTTCATGTTTCCATGAAACCGGAATATGCCTGTGCCTTAGGAACGTTTTCAGTTGATGGAATTGACCCTGGTGATGTAACCGCCCGCTTGTTTAACGAACATCAAATTCACACCACTTCCATTAAGTGGGAGAACATCAGTTGTGTGCGTGTAACACCACATGTGTATACCTCAACCAAAGACCTTGACAGGTTTGTGGATGCCGTATGGAAGATCGCTACCTCATGA